Part of the Zhongshania aliphaticivorans genome, ATCCAATTAGTGAGCCGGACTTGATTGCATATTGATTGCAATCAAAAATAAATTGATTGGCATATTGATTGCAAAATTAAAATCGCATCACTGAACAATATAGCAGTGATCATTACTTTCAAATAGTCCAACTGGAGAGACGCAGTCATGCCAAAAGTAACCCATGAAAAGCACAAAGCGGGCGATTTTTTTGTTGATTACGAGGAAAAGGTATTCGAGGACGTAAAAGCGGAAGCCGGCCAAAAAGCACTGGTCACCTTTCACACCGTCGCCTTCGAAGGCTCAATCGGCTTCGTTAATATGCTGCAGGCCACCCGCCTACTGCGCAAAGGTTTTGAAACCTCAATATTGTTATACGGCCCTGGGGTAACGCTAGGACTACAAAGAGGCTTTCCCACACTTGGCGACGAAGCGTTTCCCGGCCATCTCAACTTCAACAATCAGCTGACTAAATTTATGGCTGAGGGCGGCAAAGTCTATGCCTGTCGCTTCGCGCTGCAAGCACTTTACGGTCACGGTGAGCCCTCACTTATTGACGGCATCTGCCCGATCAACCCTTTAGACGTGCTTGATCTGAAGCTGCTTCATATCAAAGACAATGCCGTAATTATCGATACTTGGACTGTGTAAGGAGCACAATGATGGCGCAGTGTAAAACGATACGCGCCGCGGCTGTTCAGCTCTCTCCAGATTTGGGGAGCGCTGAAGGTACGCTGGCTAAAGTGCTAAACACCAT contains:
- a CDS encoding MSMEG_0572/Sll0783 family nitrogen starvation response protein, with translation MPKVTHEKHKAGDFFVDYEEKVFEDVKAEAGQKALVTFHTVAFEGSIGFVNMLQATRLLRKGFETSILLYGPGVTLGLQRGFPTLGDEAFPGHLNFNNQLTKFMAEGGKVYACRFALQALYGHGEPSLIDGICPINPLDVLDLKLLHIKDNAVIIDTWTV